From the Cloacibacillus sp. genome, the window GGCCAATGCGCAACTTCATCCAGGCACACGTGACGAACTGGCAAGGATATAATAGGCTCCACGGCGAAAACCGGCTCTCGCCGCGTGCGTATTTTAAGTAGCTGCGCAAAATTTTCGACATTTTAACCCACTTCCGTATGTTCTCCGTTGCTCGCTGCGAATAACCTGTAATAGTGTCCGCCGGCGGCCACAAGTTCGTCGTGCGTGCCCGCCTCGGCGATCTTACCGTCCCTCAGTACCAGAATGCGGTCGGCGTCGCGTATCGTCGACAGCCGGTGCGCGATGACGATGGAGGTACGTCCCTCCATCGCGTTGCGCATCGCCTCCTGCACCTGCTGTTCGACGAGCGCGTCGAGCGACGAGGTTGCCTCGTCCATTATCAATATCCGCGGGTCGCGCACTACGGCGCGCGCGATGGCGACGCGCTGGCGCTGCCCGCCTGAGAGCGTCACGCCGCGCTCGCCGACCTCGGTGTCGAAGCCGCGCGGCAGCGTCATGATGAAATCATAGATACCGGCCATCTTCGCCGCCCGTTCGAGGCTTGCCTTCATCATGCTGCGGCAGCCGTAGCCGATATTGTAGGCCAGAGTGCCCTTCATAAGTACGGGGTCCTGGGGTACGACGCCTATCTGGCGGCGGTACGATTTTAATTCAAGGTCGCGGAGGTCGATCCCGTCGACCTTGACGGCGCCGCCCTGCGGGTCGTAAAAGCGCATCACGAGGTCGGCGATCGTCGATTTGCCGGCGCCGGTAGGGCCGACGATCGCGACCTTCTCGCCCGGTTTTATCTCAAAAGATATGCCGTTGAGGACATGTTTCGAATCGTTATAGCGGAAATCGACATTTTCAAAGCTCACATGCCCTGTCATTGGCGAATGGACGACCGGGTGTTCGGCGAGCGGCACCTCGTTGGCCTCGTCCAGTATCTCAAAGACGCGGTCGGCGGAGGCGGCGCCCTGCTGTATCGTGCTGACGACGCGGCTGAGCACGCGCACCGGCTGCACGAGCAGGCCGATGTAGGTGAGGAAGGCGATGAGACCGCCGGCGGTGAGCTTCCCGCCGATCACGTTGCGGCCGCCGATCCAGAGGATGGCGGCGAGCGCCGCGATAAGGATGACCTCTACGATGCCCTCCAGCGCGCCGCGTACCTGCGTTCCCTTCATCACCGCTTTAAAGTGAAGGTCACTTTCCTCCTTAAACCGCTCGTACTCCTCTTCCTCGGTGGCGAAAGAGCGGACAATCTTTATTGACGAGACCGCCTCCTGCGCGATCGCGGCGACCATTGCGAGGCGTTCCTGGATCACCGTGCCCACCCTGCGCAGCTTCGACGAGGCCTGGTCGATGGCGAAGACCGCTATGGGGATCACCATGAAGGTGGCAAGGGTCAGCCGCCAGTTAAGGAAGAGCAGCAGCCCGATAATTCCGATAAAGGTGACGCCCTGTACGACAAAATCGACAACTACCGAGGCAAGGATATTCTGCAGCGTCGACACGTCGTTAGTGATGCGCGAGAGGAATTCGCCGGAACGCCTGCTGTAGAGCGTCAGCAAAGAGAGTCTCTGTGTGCGGTCATAGAGCTCGAGGCGGATATCGATGACCACCTTTTGTCCCACCCAGGTCATGAGATAGAGGTTCGCGTAGGTGAATACGACCTTGAGGATATATAGAAAGACGACGCTGAAACAGAGAAGGTTCAGCATATAGGTCTCCTTGCGGATGAGCACGTCGTCGACGACGTTCTTTATGAGCCACGGCGGGGTGATTGCGGCGATCGCGGACAGCGCCATACAGATAACGGCGTAGATGAGCCGTTTTTTATAGGGGATGCAGTATCTCAGGACCCTCAGGTAAGAGGACCATTCATTTTTATCGGTAAGTTTAAGCATTGGCGGCGGCCTCCATTATGCGCCTGCTCCAGAAATCGTATACGCCCTCTTCGCCGAGCGTGAGCAGGGTGCGTTTCATGGTCTTTTTTGTATTTTCGCGGAAGTCCCCGCCGTCCTCCAGCCACGCGAGAGTATGTTCGAGAATGTTTTTTACGGTGGCTTTCTCCTGCAGCAGCTCGGGGAACATCTCTTCGCCGGCGAGGATGTTGGCCATCGCGTAAAAGGGCGTCTTGACGACGCAGCGGCCAACGAGCGCCGATATCGGATTCAGCTTGTAGGTGACGACCATATAACAGCCGAGAAGCAGTGATTCGACGGTGATCGTGCCGCTTGCGCCGACTGCGCAGCGCGCGGCGGCCATCAGGTCATGGCCGGGGCCGTCGTAAAAGAGGACTCCGTCTCTCGTGAATTCTTCGATCATGTCGCCGCGCACCGCGGGGTTGAGTCCCGGCGCGACGGAGAATACCGGCTGCCAGCCTCTTGCCGCGAGCATGTCGGCCACCTTGCGCATCATCGGGAGCAGCGCCGTTATCTCGCTTCTTCTGCTTCCGGGGAGGAAAGCCACCATTCGTTCGCGGTCAAAGCGTCCCGCGAGTTTGGAGGGCTCGGCGGCAAGCCTGCCGAACTCTTCGACAAGCGGGTGTCCGCGCCAGTGGCTTGCGCAGCCGCGCGAGAGCAGATATTCGTGTTCGAATTTAAAGAGGGGCAGACATTCGTCCACGTTGCGGCGCAAGTCTTCCGCGCGTCCGCTGCGCCAGGCCCAGACCGAGGGCGGCGAAATATAAAAAATACGTCCCCGATAGCCGCGCGAACGCAGCTTGGAGATCAGATGCATGTGATAATCGGGGCTGTCACAGACGATGACCGCCTCGGGCGCGGTTTCGAGAATGCGTCTCACCATCTCGCCGCGCAGCGCGATGATTGAGGGGATTGTGGATAAAACCTCCATGAGGCCGAAGAGCTGCAGCCGTTCGCCGGGCCATTCGACGCGTATCCCCGCTTCACGGGACTCGACGCCTCCCATGCCCCAGATATCGCCGCCGTAGCCGCAGGCACGCAGCCTCTTAGCGAGATTCGCGGTGTAATGGTCTCCCGACGCTTCGCCGGAGCTTATAAAGATCGACAAACTTCGACACCTATCACGGAGATATTTTCTTTTTCGGCGACGGCCTGGAACTCTTCCGGTTCCAGGATCAGCGTCCATCCCGCGTGAAGCGCGAGACAATTCAGTTTTGCCTGCGCCATGTGACGCAGTGTGTCGGGGCCGACGGTGGGAATGTCGTAACGCTCGTCCTGGTCGAGGCGCATCATCTTGGCGACCGTGCCGCCCTTGCAGAGGGAGCCGGCGCGAAGCAGGGTCGCGTCCGTTCCCTCCATCGCCTCCACGGCGACCACCGAACGTTTGTTGACGATGACGGTCTGTCCGAATGAGAGCGGCACCACGGCCCTGCAGATCGAAAAACCGTAATCGGCGTCGTCCAGCTCCTCCTTGGTCGGCGTCCGTCCCGCGATATGCCCGCTCTTCGCGAGCAGGTCGGGGACGATGTCACGGTAGCTGAGCACGCTGAACCCCTCTTTCTCAAGGAAATCGACGATCGCCCCGAGGATCGAATGGTCGTCGCGGAAGAGCAGCCCCGCGAGGAAACGCTGCGTGGTGAGGTCGAAGAGCGAGGGTTTGAAGACGAGAGTCTTCGATACCGTTCCCGCCATGATGATGCTCTTCACGCCGCGCTTCTTCATGTCCTTTATCGTAAAGCCAAAGTCTGGTTTGGTAATGTTTATAACGTCAAGCGCGTACTTAGACAGCTCGCCGATACTCTCCCGGATAGAATAGACGACCGGCGGATTGCCGTTATTCGTCAGCCTGCTTGCTATCACAACGGGAAGCGATCCCTCACCGGCGATAAGAGCTATCTGGTTATCCAAAACGATTCCTCCCAAAGATACCGGCCTCTGCGCCGGTGAGAACTGCCTCTATAGATAATTCTCACACAAAACCACCATTAGAGGCATTTTAAATAAAAATGCCGCAAGACATTACGTAAGTATAGCATAAAGAGCCGCTTTTGCAGCTTACAGCCGCCGTCTAAAACAGGGTAAACCATCAGCGAAAGTCAGAAAGGATATAAATCGGCGTTTATAAGCACGATTTGCGTCATAAAATGGGGGCTCCGAATCCTCACCGTATGAAGATACGGTTCCGGTATCGGAGCCCCCATTTTATTTAGCAACTCGCACTTCTAAACGCCGATTTATCTCCGATGGGGCAATGATAAACAGCGATTTAGCTTCTGCCCTTGTAGCCTCCCTCTCTGAGGGAGGTGGCGGCCGCCTGCTTTTGGCGGCTGACGGAAGGAGTGTTGCTCTGTTTGGCGCGGTAACCGCGTCAAACAGAGTCCGCGGCAAAAGCCGCGGGAGAACCTAAGGTCAACTCTCCCTCAGTCCCTACGGGACAGCTCCCTCAGAGAGGGAGCCAAAATCTTTGATAAACCGCTATTTATCATTCAGCTTAGCGCAAAGCGTTGGCCTTTATTTTGTTGCGCCCGTATGTTTGGGATGCTCTCTTCGCTGAATGCACAAAAAAAGAGGCGGAGTTTATCGTCCGCCTCTTTCACTGTTACTGCCGTTTATTATAGGGGTTATTCGCTTACTTCCTGCGTCTTGCCGCCGCGAGCGGCAGCAGCGCCAGCAGTGCTAAGACTCCCACACCCGCGGAGCAGCCGCTGCTTGAACCGCCGGAGGGTTTCGGCGCCTTCGCCTCGTTCATCGCCATCGCCACGGGGTCGATTACGCTGCCCATGGTTTTGTCGTAGTCGAACTCTCCATTATCCTTGACGAAGAGTATGAGCGTGTATGTCGCGGTCGGATCGATTTTGTCGGTAAAGGCGAGATTGTTTCCCTCCACGTTTTTGAGCGTGAAGCTCTGGTCGGCGTAGCCGGCCGGCTCCGCGGTATAGCCGAACTTCGCGCCTGTCCCGTCCCTAAGTATTTTGATGAGCGTGATGTCGCTGACTATATTGTTTGCCGCCGCGCCAAGCTGAGCGCCGGTCGTCTTCATCGCGAGAGCCGCGACTTTGCCGTCGCTAATCGCCGCCGTGATGACGGGCAGAGTTACGATCGTCTTCGGAGCCACCGCCGCGTCGTCCGACATTACGGAAACCATGGCCGTCTTTGCGATCACGGGGTCGACCGTGATGTTGCCGTCAGCCGTCGCGGTGAAGAAACCTTCCTTAACGTCCGCGCTTTTCGCGAGGGCTCTGGCGTTCTCTGCCGTCGCCGGAGTGATGACTGGTGTCGCCGGCTTCACATCTGCCGGTACGTTCTTGTCCGTCTTCACTGGGTTATCCTTTT encodes:
- a CDS encoding ABC transporter ATP-binding protein — encoded protein: MLKLTDKNEWSSYLRVLRYCIPYKKRLIYAVICMALSAIAAITPPWLIKNVVDDVLIRKETYMLNLLCFSVVFLYILKVVFTYANLYLMTWVGQKVVIDIRLELYDRTQRLSLLTLYSRRSGEFLSRITNDVSTLQNILASVVVDFVVQGVTFIGIIGLLLFLNWRLTLATFMVIPIAVFAIDQASSKLRRVGTVIQERLAMVAAIAQEAVSSIKIVRSFATEEEEYERFKEESDLHFKAVMKGTQVRGALEGIVEVILIAALAAILWIGGRNVIGGKLTAGGLIAFLTYIGLLVQPVRVLSRVVSTIQQGAASADRVFEILDEANEVPLAEHPVVHSPMTGHVSFENVDFRYNDSKHVLNGISFEIKPGEKVAIVGPTGAGKSTIADLVMRFYDPQGGAVKVDGIDLRDLELKSYRRQIGVVPQDPVLMKGTLAYNIGYGCRSMMKASLERAAKMAGIYDFIMTLPRGFDTEVGERGVTLSGGQRQRVAIARAVVRDPRILIMDEATSSLDALVEQQVQEAMRNAMEGRTSIVIAHRLSTIRDADRILVLRDGKIAEAGTHDELVAAGGHYYRLFAASNGEHTEVG
- the lpxI gene encoding UDP-2,3-diacylglucosamine diphosphatase LpxI (LpxI, functionally equivalent to LpxH, replaces it in LPS biosynthesis in a minority of bacteria.), which produces MDNQIALIAGEGSLPVVIASRLTNNGNPPVVYSIRESIGELSKYALDVINITKPDFGFTIKDMKKRGVKSIIMAGTVSKTLVFKPSLFDLTTQRFLAGLLFRDDHSILGAIVDFLEKEGFSVLSYRDIVPDLLAKSGHIAGRTPTKEELDDADYGFSICRAVVPLSFGQTVIVNKRSVVAVEAMEGTDATLLRAGSLCKGGTVAKMMRLDQDERYDIPTVGPDTLRHMAQAKLNCLALHAGWTLILEPEEFQAVAEKENISVIGVEVCRSL
- a CDS encoding lipid-A-disaccharide synthase; protein product: MSIFISSGEASGDHYTANLAKRLRACGYGGDIWGMGGVESREAGIRVEWPGERLQLFGLMEVLSTIPSIIALRGEMVRRILETAPEAVIVCDSPDYHMHLISKLRSRGYRGRIFYISPPSVWAWRSGRAEDLRRNVDECLPLFKFEHEYLLSRGCASHWRGHPLVEEFGRLAAEPSKLAGRFDRERMVAFLPGSRRSEITALLPMMRKVADMLAARGWQPVFSVAPGLNPAVRGDMIEEFTRDGVLFYDGPGHDLMAAARCAVGASGTITVESLLLGCYMVVTYKLNPISALVGRCVVKTPFYAMANILAGEEMFPELLQEKATVKNILEHTLAWLEDGGDFRENTKKTMKRTLLTLGEEGVYDFWSRRIMEAAANA
- a CDS encoding Synerg-CTERM sorting domain-containing protein; the encoded protein is KDNPVKTDKNVPADVKPATPVITPATAENARALAKSADVKEGFFTATADGNITVDPVIAKTAMVSVMSDDAAVAPKTIVTLPVITAAISDGKVAALAMKTTGAQLGAAANNIVSDITLIKILRDGTGAKFGYTAEPAGYADQSFTLKNVEGNNLAFTDKIDPTATYTLILFVKDNGEFDYDKTMGSVIDPVAMAMNEAKAPKPSGGSSSGCSAGVGVLALLALLPLAAARRRK